In Alphaproteobacteria bacterium, the genomic stretch TTTGTCCTTTTGCTTCAATTTTGATTTTTTGAATCGCATCTTGAACATTAATACCTGTGAATTTATTAAAGTGCGATACTTTAATATAGCCAATGCCTTTTCTGAGCTCATGACTCACTGTATTTTCAATAACCTTTGCTTTTTTAAGCTTGAATTCAGCTTTTTTTTGACCAGCATAAGTCGCTGTAATCTGAATTTCGTCCCCTTTGATTGATGATAAAAGGAGTGCTATTGAATCGAGTGTTTTGTCAGTCAGATCGATACCATTTATTTTTAAGATTTTTTGTCCAACTCTCATTCCTTCTTTATCAGCAGGACCATCTGGAAGTACTTTTTTAATGATGATATCATTGTCTTTTTTCGCTAACACCACCCCAATTCCATCATAACCAATGCGTCTGTTTTCATAAAACTTGGTTTGCTCTTGAGATGTATAACGCGAAAAACGATCAAGATCATGCAAGATAGCATCAAAAAAAGCTTGATATATGTTTTCAGCAGAAATGGCAGCAAATTTTTCTGAGTTTGCTTGTGCTTTCAACGCTATAGTGCGAACAAGCTTTGCCCAATCTTCTATCTTCGATTTTTCTGGAAAGAGAACAGTTTCCTTCCTTTCATCTTTGTACACAAGTGTAAAATGTGTTGACTCAGATTCAAGTGTAAAAGACGAATCAAGACCCAAAACACCTTTTAGGCCATCTTCAACAACATCTTTCATATCAAGCGGATCAATATAGACTTCCATTATTCGATCGAGCCCAACTTCAAAAACATTAACATCAATGTCTGTAGCAGGCGTTTTTACTTCAGCGAACGATGTTGCTTGAGATAAAAATAAGATAAATATTGCTGTGAGTAAGTGCTTAAGCATTTTAAACCTATATTTCCAGTGTATTTGAGATTACTTTTCTTTAGAATATCACGTTTTTTAAAATATATGAAATAAATGTTCTCTCAAATCTTAAAAATCAAAAAGCCCTTGGTCTGAGGGGGATTCCGGCTTCTTTTTTTCAGTTTTTTTTTCAAGAGTCGAACTTGACTGAAAAGGTAAAACGCCATCTTGAAAAGTGACCAGATAGGATTCAGCGGCTTTGATATCTGTTGTTTTTGAAACCAAATGCCCTTTTTTATCTGTCATTAAAACAAAGCCACGCTCAAGCGTTCTTGCAAAGGAATAACTTTCAAGCATCGATCTAAGTGACTGGAAAGAGTACCTTTTTCTTTCCAGAAATTGCTGAAAAGATCTTTGTAAATTGCCAGACAAGGTCTCTAATTTTTCTTTTGAGAGAGTGATGCGTTCTGCTGGATGTTTGAGTCTTTTCCTCATTTGATCAAAGTCAAATCTTTTGTGACGCAAAAACATCGAGAGAGCCATGTTTAATCTTTGTGTTCTGTCATCTAATCTTTGTGCATAATTTTCTAGAATTTGTCGTGGGTGAACAAGCCCTCGCCCTAAAGACTCAAGCTTGACAGAGCGCACATGTAAGTATTGTGCTAGCAAATGCGCCATGCGACCTTTTAAACTGATGAGTCCTTGATAAAGATCCATGCGGACAGGCACAGACATTTCAGCTGCAGCTGTTGGCGTTGGCGCCCTTAAGTCAGCCACAAAATCACAAAGGGTTGTGTCTGTTTCATGGCCAATCGCTGAAATAACGGGGATGGAACAAGCATAGATGGCTCTAATCACACGTTCATCATTAAAGGGCATCAGGTCTTCAAAGGATCCGCCACCCCGCGCAACAATTAAAAGATCAGGTTTTTTAGGTGAATTCACGCCATCAAATTGATCAAAGCCCTGAATAGCTGAGACAATCTGAGCTGCTGATCCCTCGCCTTGAACAGCGACTGGCCACACCAAAACATCGCGCGGAAATCGATCTTTCAATCGATGCAAAATATCCCGAATAACAGCGCCTGTTGGAGAAGTAATAACACCGATTGATTTCGGTAGAAATGGAATTTTCTGTTTGTGAGCAGGATCAAAAAGCCCTTCTTCTGCAAGCTTTCTTTTCAAATCTTCAAGCATTTTCATGAGAGCGCCAAGACCAGCTAATTCCATTTTTTCAATGATGAGTTGATATTGAGAGCGTCCTTTAAAAGTGGTCAATCGCCCTGAGCAGATGACTTCCATCCCTTCTGTTGGTTTGATGGATAGATGCGATGCAACGCCTCGCCAGCAAACAGCTTCAATCACAGCTTGATCATCTTTGAGACGAAGGTACAAATGACCAGATCCATGGAGTTTTGGTTGAGAAATTTCGCCCCGAATGCGTACATAGGCGTAAGCGCCTTCAATGGTTTTCTTCAAGGCATCGCCGATTTCAGAGACTGTATATTCAGGAATATTGGAGCGCGTAGCTTTTGGCGCTGTGTCTGTCTCTGGGACAAGTGGTAAAAAAGAATCTTCCATTTATAGGGACCATTATTTATGCTATTAAAATTAACTGAAGTCTAACACGCTTCTAGCCAGAAACAAAATCGAAAAGTCTCATGTCTGTTACCATTCAACTCTTGATTCTCATCCCTCTTTATCTCGCTCTCTTTCTGATTGCCTTTTATGCTGCAATCACAGGCATGGCACCCATGCCTTCATCAAAAAAATCACGTGATATTATTGTGAGCATGATCAAAGAGATGGACTTAAAACAAGGTCGTATTTATGAATTGGGTGCAGGCTATGGAACGCTCGCTATTGCATGCGCAAAGACTTTTCCGCATATGGAAATTGTGGCCGTTGAGCTCTCTCCAGTGATTTACTTTTGTCTTTGGATTCGTAAAAAAGTGAATCGCCTTGATAATTTAACCTTATGCCGCAAAAACATTTTTTCAGTACCCCTTCATGATGCATCCATTGTGATCTGTTATTTGTTTCCAAAAGCGATGCGACGTCTCAATGAAGAACAATTTCAAAATCTGCCCAAAGGCGCTGTGATTATCAGCAATAGTTTTTCAATTCCAACACGAAAAGCTGAGCAAGTTATTGAAAGTAATGATCTCTTGAAAAGCGACATTATGCTTTACAGACATTAAGCATAAATTCCTCTTTACAATATGGATAAAGGGGAGTATTCCTGGAATATAAGCTTACAAAAAGGAGAAAAAAATGTCAGATGTGCAATTACATAAAGTTTCTAAGAATATTGAAGAACAAACGACAACTCCAGATAATGACTCTAAAATTTCGAGTGAACAAACATCTAAAAGACGCTCTCTCACGAGTCCTCCTGCATTAGAAATGAACTCATTACCTCTTCCGAAATCTGCTAAAAAAAGCCCCATTAGAACCAGACTTGCAGGCTCACGTTTTGAATCAGGTGAATGGAGTGTGAATCGCTCTAAACAGCCTGGGCAACCTATCAAAGCATCATTTGCCTCACCAGCCATTCGGGTGCCAGTTAATTCACAAAGAGCTATCGAGCCAGGCGATGAAGCAATTATTGATAGAGCACTTGCACTCGCCCAAGATTTTGAAAAAAACCAATCAATTTAGAGGAGGATTCAAATGTCAGGTGTTGCTTTCAATAATGTGCCTAGAAGTGATCAAAAAATACAATCTGATCCAGCTTCTCATAATAATGTGATTCAAGGACAGCCTTCTAAAAGACGCTCATCTCCAAATACCCCGATGTTAGAGTGTAAATGGGATTCAAAACAGACTATTAAGGAGAGCGATTATTTTTATAGAGCTCCCCCTTCCTCTTCTATGATCCAAAGGCTTTCTTCAGGAACTCGCATCTTATCCTCTTCTGACATCCTCATCTCTTTCACACCCCATCAGCAGGCAGCCTTAGGAGTTCATACTAGCCCTATCTCTCCAGAAGCTGAGGCCATGATTCAAACAGCGATACAGGCATTTGAAGAGCTATCGCAACAATGCAAAGAATCTAAATAAAATAATAGGGAGACGCCTCTATGCCAAATACACTAGGATTGGATAATGTTGCAGCCAAAGCTGCACTCATAAAGCAAAAAAATGATAGTAAAAATAGCGTGCTTTCTGCAGTGGCTGCTTCTAAAAAAGAACGGGTTGATCCAAATAAACTCGTTGAACAATTGAAAGAAACGGAGCTAAACAGGCGTCAGGCGAGTCTGCTAATCAATTATCATATAAATCAGACGCGCGATCTTTTAGATCGGGTCAATTATTTACTCAACCTATGCAATACACAAAAAACCATCGAGGCTCCACCACCAAGGTGATTTCTGATGATCTTACTATTGCCCTAATCCAAGCATTCTTAAAATCTTCAGTGCGTTCTCAACTGAAATGTTTGTATGTCCTTGCTCAAGACGATTGAGAGTTGGTTTACTAACACCGGCTAAAGTAGCGAGCTGTTCTTGGGTCAAACGTTGTTGTTTGCGCCGTTTTATGGCTTCTTTGACAAGCTCTGGCCAATCAAGGCAAAGGTTCCGTTCCATCTTTTCTCCATAAGGGTTATGAGGGTT encodes the following:
- a CDS encoding methyltransferase, giving the protein MSVTIQLLILIPLYLALFLIAFYAAITGMAPMPSSKKSRDIIVSMIKEMDLKQGRIYELGAGYGTLAIACAKTFPHMEIVAVELSPVIYFCLWIRKKVNRLDNLTLCRKNIFSVPLHDASIVICYLFPKAMRRLNEEQFQNLPKGAVIISNSFSIPTRKAEQVIESNDLLKSDIMLYRH
- a CDS encoding helix-turn-helix transcriptional regulator, with amino-acid sequence MERNLCLDWPELVKEAIKRRKQQRLTQEQLATLAGVSKPTLNRLEQGHTNISVENALKILRMLGLGQ
- a CDS encoding S41 family peptidase, which produces MLKHLLTAIFILFLSQATSFAEVKTPATDIDVNVFEVGLDRIMEVYIDPLDMKDVVEDGLKGVLGLDSSFTLESESTHFTLVYKDERKETVLFPEKSKIEDWAKLVRTIALKAQANSEKFAAISAENIYQAFFDAILHDLDRFSRYTSQEQTKFYENRRIGYDGIGVVLAKKDNDIIIKKVLPDGPADKEGMRVGQKILKINGIDLTDKTLDSIALLLSSIKGDEIQITATYAGQKKAEFKLKKAKVIENTVSHELRKGIGYIKVSHFNKFTGINVQDAIQKIKIEAKGQIKGYVLDLSDNPGGLLDEAVKVADTFLDSGIILTTKGRNSKSEQRFEAEKGDWIDGKPLVVFINQDSASSSEIVAAALRDNHRALLVGTRSFGKGSVQTIYTLPNESELYLTWAYLYEPNGQVYHKKGLEPDVCVGHDSTANIDIQEAIRDKKKGIEAQTCNVKASPARANRLVADILLSHPTLYAELNQSDQPALAGR
- a CDS encoding exodeoxyribonuclease VII large subunit; protein product: MEDSFLPLVPETDTAPKATRSNIPEYTVSEIGDALKKTIEGAYAYVRIRGEISQPKLHGSGHLYLRLKDDQAVIEAVCWRGVASHLSIKPTEGMEVICSGRLTTFKGRSQYQLIIEKMELAGLGALMKMLEDLKRKLAEEGLFDPAHKQKIPFLPKSIGVITSPTGAVIRDILHRLKDRFPRDVLVWPVAVQGEGSAAQIVSAIQGFDQFDGVNSPKKPDLLIVARGGGSFEDLMPFNDERVIRAIYACSIPVISAIGHETDTTLCDFVADLRAPTPTAAAEMSVPVRMDLYQGLISLKGRMAHLLAQYLHVRSVKLESLGRGLVHPRQILENYAQRLDDRTQRLNMALSMFLRHKRFDFDQMRKRLKHPAERITLSKEKLETLSGNLQRSFQQFLERKRYSFQSLRSMLESYSFARTLERGFVLMTDKKGHLVSKTTDIKAAESYLVTFQDGVLPFQSSSTLEKKTEKKKPESPSDQGLFDF